One window of Manihot esculenta cultivar AM560-2 chromosome 17, M.esculenta_v8, whole genome shotgun sequence genomic DNA carries:
- the LOC110605517 gene encoding sirohydrochlorin ferrochelatase, chloroplastic, whose amino-acid sequence MLLKALLLPPQSTVISCPVAETGANSRWVPPNFSKSRGGLCKTMSLSKRLCLGTENGGITKNTYGIGDKDGVIIVDHGSRRKESNLMLNEFVTMFREKTGYPIVEPAHMELAEPSIRDAFGLCVQQGANRVLVSPFFLFPGRHWHQDIPSLTAEAAKEHPGVSYIITAPLGLHELLVDVVNDRIKYCLNHVAGDADECPACVGTGKCKLY is encoded by the exons ATGTTGTTGAAGGCTCTGCTTCTACCCCCTCAAAGCACAGTCATAAG TTGTCCAGTGGCCGAAACTGGAGCAAATTCGAGGTGGGTACCGCCCAATTTCTCAAAATCACGCGGAGGTCTCTGCAAAACCATGAGTTTATCTAAAAGATTGTGCTTGGGCACTGAAAATGGCGGAATTACAAAGAATACATATGGGATTGGAGATAAAGATGGCGTGATCATTGTCGACCATGGTTCGCGTCGTAAGGAATCAAATCTCATGCTAA ATGAGTTTGTTACCATGTTTAGAGAGAAAACTGGTTACCCAATTGTGGAACCTGCTCATATg GAGTTGGCAGAGCCCTCAATAAGAGATGCATTTGGTTTATGTGTTCAACAAGGGGCAAACCGGGTGCTTGTAAGCCCATTCTTTCTCTTTCCTGGACGGCATTGGCACCAG GATATTCCTTCGTTAACTGCTGAAGCTGCTAAGGAGCACCCCGGTGTGTCTTATATCATAACTGCACCTCTTGGCTTGCACGAGCTACTCGTG GATGTTGTGAATGATAGGATCAAATACTGCTTAAACCATGTAGCAGGAGATGCAGATGAATGTCCGGCATGTGTTGGAACAGGAAAATGCAAGCTCTATTAG